CTAGGTTATGTTGTCCTGAGGGCTGCCCAGCACCATGGACACGGATTTCTGTGATTCGGCCTTGGAAGAGGCTTTGGATCGATTTGGAGCACCAGAAATCTTCAACACCGACCAGAGAGCGAAATTTTGCAACCAGGAATGTACTCAGGCACTTAAAAATGCAGGAGTGCCACTTCCATGGACGGCAAAGCGCTGGACGGACAACGTTTTCAGCGCACACCTGTGGCACTCGGAGAAGCGGGAATGCCTCTCACTGAGATAGCTTGAGGCCGGAAGCCAGACGCGGCGTGAGCTTGGGCACTGGGTCCACTTAACAACGAATAGGGACCGCATACCGCCTTTGACAAACAGCGGCCCATGGATGTCTAAGGGGAATGTTCAGGCTCCCAGAAGGCGGCATGACAATCAACCGGACTTTTGCTTAGAAACGCAGCCAACCTGTTCAACTTATAGGGACCACCTCATGGAGGAATACGGGGGCCTGTTGGGTGTACTATTGGCTCCGATCACCTGGGGGGGCCCAGGATTTCGGAGATGCATTCTGGCGCACATTGCAGATTCCCCAGGCTTCTGATTATATCGTGGTCACGGGCAAGCAGGTAAGTGTGCGGGATTGGGCTGTGAATCAATCGATATCACCGGGCTCAACCAGCAAGATCTCGTGCGCGAAGATGTCCCTGCTTGGCTACAAACGTTCCCCGCTTTTGGGGGATATTTCTTGTTTAATTGCCCTTACAGGCTGGCAGCCGCATGTCAGCTTCGACAAAATATTGAACATATGTTTGAAGAGAAGGACAACACTCTTGAACGCCCCGTACCTTGCTCCTTATTCCAACCTACAACTGGTATGGTAATGTTTCGCGTAGGCCAGGGGGATTGCCTACCTCGACGTCATTGCTCTGGACATTCCCCTTACAGCGTAACATGCATCCTTGCGATAACCACAAGGCAACTCACATAAACAAGCTGGCATTTCCTTTAACCATTTGAACCAGACCGTTTCGATGACACCTTCATCATTTACGTAATGGAGGATTCCGATGAGCAGTAAACTTATACCCTTCTCGAAGAAGTTCGGACACGTGCTAAAATTAGACAGTAATATAGTGTCATTCTGGCCAAACTCCAGAGGTGTAAGCCTTTACGTACTCAAGACTATCCACATCCTGACAAACAGGGTGAACAGTAGAAAAATTGCTTCACTCTGACGAATTCTTTTTCATCACCGGCAAGGCCCATGCCCGCAATCTTCTGAAACGAGCAGGGAGAAGCTCATTGACTTCCATCTCTACGGCCGAGATATTCTCGAACAAGTCGTCGCTGGCGGAACATACGATGTCACCAACTGACACCTCTTGCACTGTCAATGCTTATGTTGTCCTTAACGCTCGACAGCATTCCAGGGTTTTGATTGTGTTTGTACGACAACCCGCATCTCCACATGTGCTGCAGCAGATCGTATGTATCTTCGTCCAGAAGCCACAGTATGCGTAGTTATATTACTATATTTATAGTCTTAATCCTGGCTGCCACATTGCGTATTGCAGGGATAACGTGGGGTCTACCTTCTCCGGAGATGCCTCTCATTCTTCATCCCGATGAAAACCGTACGATTGGCGCCCTCGCAACGGTTAACATCGCCAAAGGGGAACTCACCCCTATCCTCGGACACATGGATGGAATGCTAGCCTATTACCTCTGGACCGGTGCATTGGGCGCTGCAAAGGCTGTGGGTTTGATTGACGTTTATGCATATCAAGCCAGCACCAATGGCGAACAGTACTCCAAAATGGTCTTGGTAAGCAGACTGCTTGTTGTTGCTTTCGACCTCGCAAGTATAGCACTGGTCTATGCCACATTGCGCCGATTGCGCGTTCGCCCGATCTTTGCCTCACTTGGCGCTGCAGTATTGGCTGTTGTCCCTATCGAGGTTGTTTATTCTCACTACATGCGTCCCCATATTATATCTAACTTCTTTGTAACATTAACTTTTTTTGTCACTGCTGTAATGCTGCAGTCATTGCGCATGCGTTGGAGAGCCCTTGCTGGGCTTGTGTGCGGTTTAGCTACTGCGACAATGTACCCCGCCATCTTAACCATGATTATCCCACTTTCAGCCATAACGTATGAGGAATTGATTCAAAAGCGAAAAAGCACTCTCTTTTCTAATGTAGCTGTGGGAGCAATTTTCAATAGGAACTTGGTAGCGTTCTTTATTGCTTTCTTTGTCGGTTTTTTTGTTGCAGACCCCATGCTATTTCTTGATATTCACACTGCACTAGGGCCATTGTCAATCCAATGGAGGGAAGCTGCGAATTTACAACAGACTAGTAGTGGCATTTTGTTTCAGCTTAATAAGATTTTAAGCTATATTGTGACATTGATCCCACGGGGAGCAGGCCCGTATCTTTGGATATTGCTTTACTTTTCCTTTCTTATGGCCTTTACCTTTAAGCGCCGCCTTGCCATTACAGTCGCGCTAAATATATTCGTTCTATGCGTACTTTTTCTTATGGGTGCATTTTATTTCCATCGTGCTGAATTTGTCCGAACGATAATAATGATCTTCCCTCCTTTGGCCGTACTGACCAGCTTATCTATGGACAACTTTTGGGGGAAATTAAAAACACTTCGGACAAAAATTGTGTTTGTTGGGATTCTATCCTTTTTTCTTGGTAGTTCGTTACTTTTCGACATTGCTTATGTTCGGGGCATGGCTGCTCCTGACCCAAGATACCAGTTATTAAGATACGTTAGAACGAAATCCCTTGATACTCAATTACGGATAGGGCTAGTTATTTCGAGTTGGATGAGTGAATATATAGCCGAGCCACTGCGTGTATTGGAAGCAGAAGGGAAGGTTGTTGTAACCCTCATATTTCCTGACACACCCAAAGAGGTCATAGAAAGGCAAGACCTACTTTGTCTCGTGGGCTTCATGACGGGGGATACAGCAACAAATCAAACGAAACTACGACAGCTTGAGGCTGAAGGTCGATTCCGGCTGGACCAAAGCTTTCGTAATCAGTTGTCTTTAGGGTGGTTAAGCTTCGACGACGAGGATTTGCCCCATGACATGGCATATCCTTACCCAAAAATAATCTTGTTACGATCCGCAACCCCTAGGATGTCTCAGGATGGATGAGGATATAGATTTCCGCCTGGCTATGGCAGCCCGCCTATGTCAATCCGCCGAATCAATGATCGCAGTTGATTTACGCCATGGAGTACAAGCACTGGACATGGTGATCAAGGAAATGAGTGTGCTTGCACGATTTTCTGTTGACCATCCCCTGCGCGCGTTGAGACGTTTGGAAGCCCTTCATGCCGCCCTATCCAGAGTCAAGTCAGACAGAAGTGCTGATATAGTGGCTCATAAAGCTATTTTGGTTATGTGGGAGGTTTTAAACATCGTTCGACAAGCCCGCCGGGATATACGATCGTTCGCGTTTTACTCAACAATGCAGAAGAAGAATCATGGTGTGGCCTACATACTTGCTACTGGGTTAGTAGTCGCGTTGATTTGGGCTGGAGGAGCATGGATGAAGTGGGATGCGGCCTCTGATATTGCGTATGATTTAATGCGCGACGATTTTCCTGATATTTCTTTGGTTGGAATACATGGTATTGAGCACAACGACGCTTTCTCCTGGCGGTGGATTGAAGGTCCAATCGCTTGCATGACAGTTTCCATGTCTTTGGCGCGGAAAGTGACTTTACGCTTTTCCGCCATGAACCCTATCCCCATGCAGCGTTTAACCATAACCCTGAATGACCGTCCAGTGGCCGCGTTCGAGGACCTTCCTGCCCAACCTTGGGGGGAATCCACTTTACAAGGCAGAGTGGAACTAGCGCTACAGAAAGGCTCAAATGTATTGTGTTTCAACTGCCGAGACTATAACCACAACAATACTACATTCGCACCGGACGACCCCACACCCTATGCGTTGGCGCTCACATCTCTAACCCTAACTGCCCGTCCATAGCACACTATTAAAGTGTGCTAATGTCTTGCAACGCACAATTTTGTATGACGTTATGCGTCTGATTGAAGCATTTCAGCTTCATATCAGCGCACAGCTCGGAGTCAACAGATGAATGTAAACAGACATATGTTCCTTTCTGATCGTGATGAAGATGTACAAACAAGAATAATTCTTTGTATAGTTCTTTCCGTTGCCGCAATCATAAGACTATATCATCTTGATACGTCCCCGCTGTGGTTCGATGAAATCTGGGCTCCATTGGTGCTCAACAAACCGACGGACTACATCTTACAGTACATC
The nucleotide sequence above comes from Desulfovibrio sp.. Encoded proteins:
- a CDS encoding glycosyltransferase family 39 protein; this encodes MRSYITIFIVLILAATLRIAGITWGLPSPEMPLILHPDENRTIGALATVNIAKGELTPILGHMDGMLAYYLWTGALGAAKAVGLIDVYAYQASTNGEQYSKMVLVSRLLVVAFDLASIALVYATLRRLRVRPIFASLGAAVLAVVPIEVVYSHYMRPHIISNFFVTLTFFVTAVMLQSLRMRWRALAGLVCGLATATMYPAILTMIIPLSAITYEELIQKRKSTLFSNVAVGAIFNRNLVAFFIAFFVGFFVADPMLFLDIHTALGPLSIQWREAANLQQTSSGILFQLNKILSYIVTLIPRGAGPYLWILLYFSFLMAFTFKRRLAITVALNIFVLCVLFLMGAFYFHRAEFVRTIIMIFPPLAVLTSLSMDNFWGKLKTLRTKIVFVGILSFFLGSSLLFDIAYVRGMAAPDPRYQLLRYVRTKSLDTQLRIGLVISSWMSEYIAEPLRVLEAEGKVVVTLIFPDTPKEVIERQDLLCLVGFMTGDTATNQTKLRQLEAEGRFRLDQSFRNQLSLGWLSFDDEDLPHDMAYPYPKIILLRSATPRMSQDG